From a region of the Dehalococcoidia bacterium genome:
- a CDS encoding DNA methyltransferase, whose product MKTETRMQIAHVPIDDLKPDPANPRRISDDELEALTRSLREYGFVQPVLARREDMTVIGGHQRLTAARRLGMKDVPVIFLDVTQEQARVLNLALNKISGAWDEELLARMVADLSSIEAVDLSLSGFDEDELDALLKSLDVRERREKPEAFDVDAALEAARAATRAKPGELWALGDHRLLVGDAGDTAAVQRLLDGKRAPMCFTDPPYNVALGDHGGQQRGQKKRRIQNDAMPNEQWETFCRGWTRNLLASVDGAIYCCMSSKELPLVSRVLEEEGGHWSDTIIWRKDRFTLGRADYQRQYEPLWYGWREGAKHQWHGGRDQGDVWDVERPSESAAHPTMKPLPLIERAMENSSSRGDVVLDLFLGSGSTIIACERTGRVCYGTELDPHYASVVIARWEAFSGREAQCLSRS is encoded by the coding sequence ATGAAGACAGAAACGCGGATGCAGATCGCGCACGTCCCGATCGACGACCTGAAGCCCGACCCCGCGAACCCGCGCCGGATCTCCGACGACGAGCTGGAGGCGTTGACGCGCAGCCTCCGCGAGTACGGCTTCGTGCAGCCGGTGCTGGCGCGGCGGGAGGACATGACGGTGATCGGCGGCCACCAGCGCCTCACCGCCGCCCGGCGTCTGGGCATGAAGGACGTGCCGGTGATCTTCCTCGACGTTACGCAGGAGCAGGCGCGCGTCCTCAACCTCGCGCTCAACAAGATCAGCGGGGCCTGGGATGAGGAGCTGCTGGCGCGGATGGTCGCCGACCTCTCGTCGATCGAGGCTGTCGACCTGAGCCTCTCGGGCTTCGACGAAGACGAGCTGGACGCGCTGCTCAAGAGCCTGGACGTGCGCGAGCGGCGCGAGAAGCCCGAGGCCTTCGACGTGGACGCGGCGCTGGAGGCGGCACGTGCCGCGACACGCGCCAAGCCGGGCGAGCTGTGGGCGTTGGGCGACCACCGGCTCCTGGTGGGCGACGCGGGCGACACGGCGGCCGTACAGCGGCTCCTCGACGGCAAGCGGGCGCCGATGTGCTTCACCGACCCGCCCTACAACGTCGCGCTCGGCGACCACGGCGGCCAGCAGCGCGGGCAGAAGAAGAGACGCATCCAGAACGACGCCATGCCGAACGAGCAGTGGGAGACGTTCTGCCGCGGTTGGACGCGCAACCTCCTCGCCAGCGTGGACGGTGCGATCTACTGCTGCATGTCGTCGAAGGAACTGCCGCTCGTCTCGCGCGTGCTCGAAGAGGAGGGCGGGCACTGGTCCGACACGATCATCTGGCGCAAGGATCGCTTCACGCTCGGCCGCGCCGACTACCAGCGACAGTACGAACCACTCTGGTACGGCTGGCGCGAGGGCGCCAAGCACCAGTGGCACGGCGGCCGCGACCAGGGCGACGTGTGGGACGTCGAGCGCCCGTCCGAAAGCGCAGCACATCCGACCATGAAGCCCCTGCCGTTGATCGAACGCGCGATGGAGAACTCGTCCTCACGCGGCGACGTCGTGCTCGACCTGTTCCTCGGATCGGGTAGCACGATCATCGCCTGCGAGCGCACAGGACGCGTCTGCTACGGCACGGAACTTGACCCGCACTATGCGAGCGTAGTGATCGCCAGGTGGGAAGCGTTCAGCGGCAGGGAGGCGCAGTGCCTCAGCCGTTCGTGA
- a CDS encoding DUF2924 domain-containing protein: MRSPTKVPLARASERSGEMPIENRTLEAGTRLVARHKGKEFVCEVVQTDEGLRYRVDGKDFNSPSSAGREVTGGVAVNGWRFWSLEGTLKERAPKAAKERKPKIDKPAKKTAKTKSAKTVKPRAKKGAKKGAKKATKKAAQTASHDSYGCGVCPETFPTLKAATKHAMTHTQ; encoded by the coding sequence ATGCGCTCGCCAACGAAGGTGCCCCTGGCGAGGGCGAGCGAAAGGAGCGGCGAGATGCCGATCGAGAACAGGACCTTGGAAGCGGGGACGCGCCTCGTGGCGCGTCACAAAGGGAAGGAGTTCGTCTGCGAGGTCGTGCAGACGGACGAGGGGCTGCGGTACCGGGTGGACGGGAAGGACTTCAACAGCCCGTCGTCGGCGGGCCGCGAGGTGACGGGCGGCGTCGCGGTCAACGGCTGGCGCTTTTGGTCGCTCGAAGGGACGCTCAAGGAGCGGGCGCCGAAGGCCGCGAAGGAGCGCAAGCCCAAGATCGACAAGCCGGCGAAGAAGACGGCGAAGACCAAGAGCGCCAAGACCGTGAAGCCGAGGGCCAAGAAGGGCGCGAAGAAGGGAGCCAAGAAGGCCACGAAGAAGGCGGCACAGACGGCGAGCCACGATTCGTACGGGTGCGGCGTCTGCCCCGAGACGTTCCCGACGCTGAAGGCCGCGACCAAGCACGCAATGACGCACACGCAGTAA